The window ATGGAGTTTAAAGATGCTAAGGATAACTGAATACATTAAAAAAACATTAAAAGGTGAAAAGATAAAACCCTTTCCGGGAGTTATCCTGATATGGAATCTGACAAATGTTTGTAATCTTTTCTGTCAGCACTGTTATTCCTCTGCAAACACTGTAAGGACAGGTGAACCCACATTAGAAGATATAAAAGCTCAAATACCATATCTAAAAAAGGCAGGGGTAAGATACCTGATCCTTTCAGGAGGAGAGCCTCTGCTCAGAGAAGATATATTTGATATAGCAAGACTTTTTAATGAAAGCGGCTTTATAACAACCCTTTCAACAAACGGTATTCTTATTTCAGAAAAAAATATAGACAGGATAAAAGAAAATTTTTCCTATGTTGGAATAAGCATAGATGGAGACGAGGAGACACACGACAGATTTAGAGGAATGAAAGGGGCTTTCAAAAGATCACTTAACGGGATCAGGCTTGTTCTTCAGGCTGGAATAAAAACAGGAATGAGATTCACAATAACATCCCAGACATACCGCTCTATTCCTTATATCTTTAAGCTTGCAGAAAAAGAAAACATACCAAAAATATATTTTTCTCATCTTGTTTATTCAGGTAGAGGAAGAAATTTGTCGCAGGCAGAAAAAGAGGAGTATAAAAAGATAGTTTATCAGATTATAAATAAGGCTTTTGAGTATGTTGAAAAAGGTATTCCTATAGACATAGTTACAGGCAACAATGAAGCTGATGCTGTTTTGTTTTACAAGATTTTTAAAGAAAGATACCCTGAAAAAGCTGAACTTCTTTATGAAAATCTAAAGATATGGGGAGGAAACCAGGCAGGGGTAAGGATAGCGGACATAGATTACAGGGGATTTGTGAAGCCGGACACATACTTTCCTTTAAAACTTGGAAATATTTATGAAAAAGATTTTTACCAGATATGGAACTCTAACGGAATACTGTCCAAACTCAGACAGCACCCAAGACCTGTAAAAGGAAAATGTGAGGAATGCAGTTTTTTAGATATATGCAACGGAAATTCCCGCTCAAGGGCTTATGCTGTTTATGGTGATTACTTTGCGGAGGATCCAGAATGCTACATCTGATACTGGCTATAGTTTTAATTTTTCAGATAGCCTTTGCTGAAAAACTTTATGTAGTTGAAAGGGAAAGAGGATCTCTTGCTGTTATTCAAGATAATAAACTGGTGAAAGAGATAAAAGATCTTGGTAACCTCAATCATTCAATCGTAAAAACCTCCGGTGATTACAGCTACTGTATTGCCAGAAATGGATATTTTTCAAAAATAGACAACAGGACAGACAAGGTTATAAAAAAGATAAAACCTGGAAAAAGTGGAATAGGTTTTAACTTTGTAAAAAATTATATAGCCATTGCCCATTATGATCCCAAAAAAGTAACAGTGCTGACAAAAGATCTTGAAATTAAAAAAGTTATAGATACAGGATCAAGAAATGTTGGGATAAAACCTTATAAAAATCTTCTTGTTTTTTCATTAATGGATAAAGATCAGATATGGGTTCTTGATGCAGATAAAGATTTTGAGGTTGTTCACAAGGTAAAAGATGCAGGGAAAATGCCTTTTGACGCTCTGATACACAAAAATAGATACATTGTGGGCTTTTTTAAAGAAAGAGGGGTGGGGATACTTGATCTTGATAACTTCAGCTATAAAAAGGCTGTTTTCAGATCAGATAGTAAGCAGGAAGTTGTTTTTAAAATACCCCATTTTGGAACGTGGGGGATTTTTGACAATAAGGCTTTAATTCCGGCTGTTGGGGAAAAAAGAGCTTATGTTGTTGATATTGAAAAAATGAATGTAATAAAACATATTAATCTTCCCGGTCTTCCAGTTTTCATATCTGTTTCCCCAAATAAAGACATTGCTGTTGTAAATTTCAGCGGAGATAAAGACCACCTGCTTTCTGTTATAGATCTTAAAAAACTTCAGGTTATCAAAACATTCCCTGCAGGAAAAAGGGTGATGCATATGAGATTTTCAAAAGATGGAAAAAAGCTGTATCTTTCATCATACTTTGATAACTCTTTAAAGGTGTATGATACAAAAAGCTGGAAATTAATTAAGGAAATAACAGTTCCAACACCTTCAGGAATTTTTATTGTTAGATAAAGGGGGATAATGTTATGGGAAAGGTATACATAGTAGGGGCAGGACCGGGAGACCCTGAACTGCTCACAATAAAAGCCCTAAAGGTAATAAGAAAAGCTGATGTTATACTTTACGACAGGCTAATAAACCCTGAAATACTATTCCATGCAAAGCCAGGGTGTGAACTTGTTTACGTAGGAAAAGAAGATGGAAAACACATTCTTGAGCAGGAAAAGATAAATTTTCTTCTTTATGAGTTTGCAAAAAATAATGAAACTGTAGTCAGGCTTAAAGGCGGTGATCCTTTTGTTTTTGGAAGGGGAGGAGAAGAGGCGATTTTTTTAAAAGAAAAGGGTATTCCTTTTGAGATAATTCCGGGAATAACCTCTGCCATCTCTGTTCCCCTTTACGCAGGAGTTCCTGTTACCCATAGAGGAACTGCTTCGTCATTTGCTGTTGTTACAGGACACGGATCAAAGGGTAAGTTTCCCGATATTAACTGGGATGCCCTTGCAGGTATTGACACAGTTATTTTCCTTATGGGTGTTTCAAACAGGCAGAAGATAGCACAAAACCTTATAAAAGCCGGTAAAAACCCTGACACACCTGTGATCTTTATAGAAAAAGGAACAACTAATGAACAGAAAGAGATTGAATCAACATTGAAAGAAGTGGCTGAAGGGGAGGTAAAGGTTCACCCTCCTGCTATATTCCTTGTTGGGGAAGTGGTTAAACTGAGGGAAAAAATAAACTGGCTTGAAGATGTTTTAGGGAGAGTAAAGGTATGATACAGCTATCTGATTTTGAAAAAAGTCTTTTAAAAATTGTTCAGGGAGAGATACCTGTAAACGACAGACCTTTTAGTCATATAGCACAGAATTTAGGATCAACAGAAGAAGAAGTGATAAAAACATTAAAAAATTTAAAAGAAAAAAAAATTATCAGGCAGATATCTCCTATTTATGATACAAAATCTCTGGGATACGACAGCTCTCTTGTTGCTTTCAAAGTAAATGGTGACATTGAGAAAGTGGCAGAGATTATAAATACCCACCCGGGAGTGAGTCACAACTACCAGAGAACTGATGATTTTAACATCTGGTTTACTATAGCTGTTCCCCCTGACAGTGAGTTTGGTCTTGAAAAAACTGTCCAGCTTCTTGCTGAAATTTCCGATGTTGATGATTATGTGATTTTAAAAACTGTTAAGCTTTACAAGATCGGGGTTAAATTAAGTTTTGAAGATATAAGAGAAAAAGATACAGTAAAAAGAGATGATAATAAAAAAAATAATATAAACTTAACAGAGATAGATAAAAAAATCATAAAGATAACCCAGGAAGACATTCCCCTTGTGGAAAAACCTTTTGAGATTTTGGCACAAAAGGCAGATCTGCCACAGGAGCACATTATCCAAAAACTGCAATTTTACAAGGAAAATGGTGTAATGAGAAGGTTTGCTGCGATCCTTTACCACAGAAAAGCTGGATTTAAGGCTAACGGCATGACCGTATGGAATGTTCCACCGGATAGGGAGGACGAAGTTGGATATAAACTTGCCTCTTTTAGATCAGTGAGCCATTGTTATAAAAGAACCACAAATGAAAAATGGAGATATAACATTTTTTCAATGATACACGGGAAAACGAAAGAAGAGCTGGAAAATTTTGTTTTTGATATTTCTCAGGAAATAGGAATAAAAGATTTCAAAATTCTTTACTCAACAAAAGAGTTTAAAAAGAGAAGAATTAAATATTTTTCTGATCAGTTTTACAAATGGGAGGTGGAAATAAAAAATGGAAGATATACTGGATCAGATATCAAAAGTTAAAAGAGATAAACTTGGAACAGACATACCGATACTTATCTTTAGAGTTTTAAGACATTACACAAATGTTTATGCGTCAGATCTACTGGGAGAGAAGGCATCAAATATACTTTTTATAAATGCAGGAAAAGCTCTTGGTGAGGCACTTGGACAAAGGCTATACGATGAAGATATAAACAAATATCTTGAAAACATAAGCAAGTTTGTTGAAGATGAAAAAATAGGGATTTTGAAAATTACTCATTTAGATGATAATAAACTTGTTGTTCAGCTTGATGAATGTATAACATGTGCCGGTATGGATAACATAGGAAAGAGGATATGCTTTTTTGAGGTTGGGCTTGTTGCTGGACTTGTTGAAAATTATCTTGGGAAAAGGGTTTTAGCTCAGGAAACTAAGTGCAACGCCAATGGTGAAGGAACCTGTGAAGTAACTGTAAATTTTGGTTAAAAAAAAGCCCCTTTCGGGGCTTATTTATCAAGTTGTTGCTGTAACAGGTGCTTCTTTCCTGGATAGATACAGTTTGTACACCAGATCAACAAGTATCAGGATAGCTCCTGCAACTATCATAATGTCAGGTATCAGTCTTATCCACAGCCAGAATCCCATTCCTTCAAGAACTTCTCTTGTTCTTGCCACCCAGTATCCGTAGTTGTATGCCCATTCCATCTGTTTTTCACCTATTACCAGAACGGGGAATGCAAACAGGAATATACCGCCTGTTGTAAGCCAGAAGCCGAGGTTTGACACTTTTTCGTCCCAGTGGAGACCTTTTGCAAGTGCGTTAGCCCTTGCTATGAAGTAAAGGAATGCTATTGAGATGTATCCAAACGCTCCAAGGAGAGCAACGTGTCCGTGAGCCATTCCAAAGTATGTTCCGTGTTCGTAGTAGTTGATTATAGGAAGGTTTATAAGCATTCCATAAAATCCTGCACCAAGCCAGTTGAGGAATGCAGAACCTGCCAGCCACAGGAACGCCATTCTGAATGGGAAGGCATCTCCTTTCCCTTTAATATGGAGGTATTCTTTTGTTGCTTCAATCATCAGTATAACAAGTGGAAGAGGCTCAAGAGATGAAAGAACTCCTCCCCAGGCTATCCAGTATTCATTTTCTCCCATCCAGAAGTAGTGGTGTCCTGTTCCTATTGTTCCTGCAGCAACAATCAGGAATGCCTCAAAGAACATCATTATCGTTGCAAATCTTGCACTGACAAGACCCAGGGCAACAGTTAAGAATGCGAGAGTTCCTGCAGCAAACAGCTCAAATGTGTTTTCAACCCACAGGTGGACAACCCACCATCTAAAGTAATCATCTATTGTAAAGTTAGGCATTATCTTATGCAGTGGTGCCATTCCTGCCATATACAGAACGGCTATAGCAAATGCTGACCATATTATCATTGCAAGAGGTGGTGTAATCTTTTCTGCTTTTCTTACAGTAAAGAATACTATTGTGAACCACAAAACAAGTCCCACAACAAGACCTATATCCCACAATCTACCCAGCTCAATATACTCCCTTCCTTCAGATCCAAGCCAGAACCAGAGTGAATCAGGTAATTTTCCTAAAGCGCCAAGCCATAGTCCGATAAGACCACCACCTCCAACAATAAGCAGAGCTATCCACAGAATGTCAACAGCCACAGGGAATTTAAAGTCCTTACCTCCTGACGCAAGAGGAGCTATGAAAAGTCCCCCAGCAAGCCAGCCTATTGCGATCCACAGAACAGCAAGGTTCAGATGAAATTCCCTTGCAACATTAAATGGAAGCAGTGACTGGGGTATGATCCAGCTATGGGCAGGATCAGCGTATAGGTGAGCCATGTAACCACCTAAAAGCGTTTGAAGAACGAAGAACAGTGGAACAAGAGGAACATACTTTATTACTTTTTCCTGCATTGGTGTAAGTTTTGTTATTTTGAGAGAAGCATCTACTTCTTTATGTGTATCAAACTTCAGGAAGTAATCGTAGAATGCCCACATCACAACAATTGTTAATGCCCAACAAGCCATAAAGGCTATCAAAGACCAGAAAAGTGATGAGTAAGTAGCATCTAAGCCTATAGCAGGTTCAGGAGGCCAGTTGTTTGTGTATGTTGGGTGCATATTAAGATTTTTGTAAACGCTCATAGGTTCGCCTAAGGATTTTATAGTGGTCACCTCTTCTTTAGGAGCAGCAGAAGGTCTGGGTGTAACAGCTACAAGTGTTGTCCAGTCAATAAATGCAGCCATCTTTTCGGCTTCTTCAGGTTTTACGAGACCTCCAATCCATGCGTACTGAGGATTTCCTTTTACAAGAAATTCAACAAGTTTTTCCTTGACTTTTAGCCAGGCTTTTTCATGCTGTGGTGTTAGCTGTGTGACACCTTCCTTTAAAGTGGACTTTTGTCTTACATCTTGGGTAACGAGAAAATCAATCTGAGTTTTTTCTTCTGGAGAAAGTTCAGAGTATTCTCTGCCAAACTTTTCCTGAGCATAAATTTCCCTTAGATTTACAATTTTTTCGTGGAGTATCCATGCTGTGTAGTCAGGACCTATGTAAGCACCATTTCCAAGAAGTGTTCCGTGATCCATAAGAACATATTTTTGAAAGTAAGCCTTACCCTGAACGATATCATCGTAAGTGTAAAGGGTTTGAGTTCCCCTAACCTCTTGCGGAATTGGAGGAACATTCTTGATCTGGTGAACTGTAAGCACGGTGAATAAACCTACCGCAGCTATTGTGGAAAGAACAAAGATCAGAAACCACTTCTTTGTGGTTTGATCCATCAAATTACTCATCTCCTAAACCCTCCTATGTTGTTAAATAAACTCTAACTATGTAAACAAACAGATAACTGAAAAACATAATGCCAAACAGTTTTTTGTATATTCTCTCTTCACCTCCTTTATAGATTAAAGCCAAAGAGATTACAAAAAGAACAACCACATAACCTAAGATCATAAATAGAGCACTCTGTCCTATAGGGTTAGAGGTAAGATCGTCCATTCCTGTCATAGTCAAAATAGAAAGCAGAAGAATTCCTGTTGCCCCTGTTATCATTACAAACATAAAGGATATTTTTAGATATTTTTTTACGGTGGTTTCATTCAGCAGATTTGAGTTTCCAAATGTAAAGACAAGAGAAATTCCAAAAAATGCTGCGTTGGAGATAACATGGAGCATATATGATATCTTCCACAGCCATGAACCAACTTCCATCATCTTTTTATGCTATCCTCCAAGCATTCTTATAAGCCCTATAATGCAGGGTCCTGTGAACAGCAGAAGCATTGTTATAAGAAAAACCGCCAGAGATATAACAATACCCCACTGTTTTGAATTCCATTGCGGCATTTAATCTCCAATATTTAATACTTTTTGGTCTTAAATTAATCAATAAATACCCCTCCTGCATTGATTTGTGTCAATGCTTTCATTTACAAAGTTATTTTTTTCTGAGGGTTAGGTGATATAATAGCCTGAACAATCATATCTTCTTCAGCCTCAAATCCGTGTGGTTCCTCAGGCTGGTAATAAAGAGATTCTCCTGTCTCAAGTGCCTCATAACTGTTCTCAGATCCGTAGTAAAATTTTCCTTTTCCTTTTAAAACAGTAACAAAAACATCGGATTTTGAAGCATGTAGGGGAATTTTCTGTCCTTCTTTCAGATAAAAATGGACAACAACGAGGTTGTCTGTTGCTATCATCTTTTCAGATACAGGTTTAACAGGATCAAACCTCTCAGAAACTGGATAGATTTTTATACTCATAATCTCCCTCCTATAAAATAAACATAAGTTTTGCAAGAATAACTATCAAGATGACAAGGACAAAAACCCCGTAGTGGGCATACTCAAACAGTTTGCTTTCAGATCTTCCCCTGACAAAAAGGAAAATTGCCGTTAAAACAAGCATCAAAACAGCAAATGCAAGAGATACTTTTGTTATCAGGAGTTTTCCAAAATTTGTTGACAGGTCAAGACTTTTAGCATGGAAATGGAACATGTATAGTCCTGAAATGTATAGGAGAAGGACAAATAAAGGAACTATTTTTATTCCCCTTTTTTGAATTATAATTTTTTCAATATTCCTGTATTCTTTTTCTCCAAATTTTTCTTTGAGTGCAGGAAGCAAAATAACTTCGGTAAAAACAACCCCACCAAACACAACAGCACAGATAAGATGTATCAGTTTTGCTAATTCATACATCTTTACACCTTCACGTTGCTAAATTTATCTATATTTTTTATTGCATCTTCAAGGGTTGTACTGCTAAACATGTTATAAATCTCTTCTCTTTTTTTAGCCCATAGATTGTGAATTGTGCAGGGATTTTCATCAGAACATTCCTCAAATCCAAGAATACAGTTATTAAAAAATTCCATACCATCTATTACCTCAACTATATCAATAAGCCTTATCTCTGAAGGTCTTTTTAAAAGCCTTACCCCTCCCTGAGGTCCCCTGTGGGACTCAAGCAGTCCTGCCTTGACAAGCTTTTGAAAGTTTTTAGATAAAAAGTAGAATGATAGCCCTAAATCTTCTGCTATTTTATGTATAGATATAAACTTTTCTTTAAATCCTTCTTTTTGAAGTTTTGCAATATAAATCATTGCTCTTATTGAGTCTTTACATGCGGCAGAGAGCATTACTCAAACCTCTCTATGTCGTATTTGAGGATATCCGGAAAGAAAAAGTCCTCTTCTTCTGTAAAATGATCTTTAAGTGTCTGGAAAAATTCATCTGCAGTTTTTATAATCTCAGATTTAAGATCCCTTCCTCTATACTTTCTTTCTCCCTTTTTATAAAGATCAATCAGGTATTCAAGATGCTGTATTATTTCGTCAAGTGTTCTGTGCCCAAAATTAAGAGCTTCAACATCAAAATCTGTAATTCCAGCCTCCTCAAGTGCCTTTTCAAGATCTTCCTCTTCAACTCTGGCATGTTCTAAAACATCTTTTTTTATAAAATCCATCAGCTCATCAAGAACATCTTCAGAAAACTGATTATCAAGCTTTTCTTTTAGTTCTTCTGTTTTTTTCAAAAAAACAACATGCTCCTGAGTTAATTGGTTAAGTATATCCTTCACTTTCTTAAAACTCATAATTTATCCTCCCATTCTTAATTTTGCAGCAAGGTATATTATAGATATTCCTAATATGAGATTTAAAACTCCTATTACCCTTGCTGCCACCTTAAATTTTTTTGCAAGATGAGATCTTGGACCAACATAAAAGTCGTGTATTACAGCCAGAATAACAGTCAAAATAAATAAATGAATCTTGTGGTGTAGAGTTGATGCGTAAGGATTTTTCCAGCCTAAAAGATCAGAAAAAGATACACCCATAGTATTCATGTTGTATAGTCCTGTTAAAAACAGTATAGGCAGTCCTACAACTGTTCCCCAGAAGCTGTATCTTTTTCCAACTTCCTGATAAGCCTTTACGCTTATATCTTCAGGCAGTTTTCTAACATAAGGAGAAAGGGCAAGCACCATAAAAAGCATTCCTCCTATCCAGAAAGAAGCCACAAGTATATGTACAGCCATTACTAAACTGTCCATATCTTCCTCAATTTAAGATTTAAGAGTATTTTATCTTAAATATAGCAAAACTTTATTGAAAAAATCAACCCTTTGAAAAGTTTTAAAAATTATTTTAAGCTTTAAAAAAAGGAGGAAAGAGATGGAAAACTATCCCCTTGTGGTTTTGCCAATTGATGATAAAGATATTGAAAAGACCCTTGCGATTGCTATTGATAAAAAAATAGACATGGTGGAGTTGAGAATAGATCAGTTTTCAAACCTTGATATTGGGTATGTTGTGGAAAAGGCAAAACTTGTCAAAAAGTATGAAATGGGAATGATAGCAACTGTTCGTTCAAAATCTGAAGGTGGAAGCGATATACCTGATGAAATCAGAATGAAAATATTTGAAGCTGTTGTTGAGTATGCAGATATACTTGATGTGGAGCTTACATCAAAAAATATAAACAGAAAGGTTGTAGAACTTGCAAAAGATGAAGGAAAGCTATCTCTTGTTTCATACCATGATTTTGAAAAAACTCCTGAAAATGAGGAAATACAGGAGATAATTGATGCATCTGCCCAGTTGGGGGCAGATATAATTAAATATGCGTTTAAGATAAACAGTATTGAAGACATCAGAAGGCTTATGTGTATCACTGCGAAAAATAGCCACAGAAAATTGGTAGCTATTGGTATGGGGGAACTTGGTAAGATAACCAGAGTGGCTGGATTTTTCTTCGGTTCTGTCTTAACTTATACCTATATTGGAAGAGCTTTCGCCCCAGGACAGATTGAGGCAGGGAAACTTATTGAAGAACTTAAATTTTACGGTTTAAGGAGTTAAAAAAAATGCAACATCTTACAAAACAGCAGATTGAGGAGCTTAAAAATATCCTTCTCCAGTGGAAGGATCAGCTTGTGAAAGAATCTCAGGAGTCTATAGGCGAACCCCTTTCTTATGAAGGTGGAGATGAGATTGATAGAGCTGACACAGAAGCAGGAAGACTTGTAATGCTTAGAAATCTTGACAGGGATAGAAAACTGCTTAAGAGAATAGAGTACACATTAAGAAAGATAGAAGCAGGAACTTACGGGATATGTGAGATGTGCGGTTCAGAAATACCTTACCAGAGGCTAAAGGCAAGACCTGTTGCAAAACTGTGTATACAGTGTAAAGAGCTTGAAGAAGAAAATGAGTGAGGCTTGCCATGAAGGTGAGAATAACAGATAACGATGCCCTCATAATAGTTGATATGCAAAATGATTTTATGCCGGGAGGTGCCCTTCCTGTTCCTGATGGAGATAAGATAATACCTGTTTTAAATAGATACATTCAGATATTTTCAGACAGGGGAAATCCTGTTTTTTTCACAAGGGACTGGCACCCTGAAAATCATATATCCTTTAAAGGACACGGAGGAATATGGCCTGTCCACTGTGTTCAGGATACCGAAGGTGCAAAGTTTCACCCAGATCTAATAATTCCAACAGACAACAAATTTATAATCTCAAAAGGAACATCAAAAGATTTTGACGCTTATTCTGGGTTTCAGGGGACTGTTCTGCATGATCTTCTGAGGGAAAGAGGGATAAAAAGACTGTTTATAGGCGGAGTGGCGACAGATTACTGTGTTTTTAATACGGCACTGGGAGGAATAAATTTAGGATATCAGGTTTTTGTTCTTTTAGACGGTATAAAAGGGGTTGACGTTAATAAGGAAGATTCTGAAAGGGCTTTAAACAAACTCCTTGAGAAAGGAGCATCTTTAATAGATCTAAAAGATATAATGTCCAGGTAAAAAACTTGATAAATTCAAAAAAAGGGCTATTCTTCACCTGATGTCAAAAGTTTTATGGAGGCTGTTTTAGTTGAACGAAAATCTAAAATACTCCTACATTGTTGATGTTGACCGTGCGATAGAGAGTTTAAAAGATTTTGAAAAGGATAAATACATTTTTTTAGACACAGAAGTTGCGGTTAAATCTTTTAAAGATATAGATTTTTTTCAGGACAAAGTTCGTCTTGTCCAGATCGGAAACAGAGAGAAGACTTACATATATGATATGTTCCGGATACCTGAATTTTCAAAGCATCTAAAAAAACTTTTAGAAAGTAAAGGTGTTGTAGGGCACAATCTCAAGTTTGACATTAAATTTCTTAAGACAAACTTTGATATTTTCCCTCAGATAGTTTTTGATACCATGATCGCATCACAGCTTTTATCTGAAAATGAAAGGGAAAAACATTCACTTCAGGCTGTAACATACAGGCTAACAGATGATGAACTGGATAAAACTCAGCAGTCTTCTGCTTGGGGATTAAGAAACCTCAGTAAAGAACAGATTGATTATGCAGCTAAAGATGTTCAGGCTTTAAGAGATATATTCCCAATTTTGAGAGACAGACTTAACAACATAAAAACTCCTCACAAAGCAACCGGAATAATACATGAGACATTTTCGCTGGACAACGCTGCAGCTGTAGTTGAGATGGCTTTCGTCCCCCAGCTTGCTTTGATTGAGCTTACAGGTATGCCTGTTGATGAAAAAGTTCTAAAGGATCAGCTTCAGAAGGTTTCATCAGATTACCAGAGAATGTATATAGATTTTGTTAGAAAATACGGTGTTGATCCTTTTTCTCCCCACAAAATTACCTACTGGCTTTCAACAAAATTAGGACTGAAACTTCCTAAAACACAGAAAGGTTCTCTCTCTTCACAGGACAGTGCATTAAGAAAATATATAGATAGAGAAGAGGTTAAACAGCTTGTTGAGATAAGATCAACAAAAAAAATACTTGATAAACTAAAAGAGCTATCCTCCCATACAAAAAACGGAAGGATTTACAGCGAGTTTAAACAAATTGGAGCTCCAACAGGAAGAATGGCTTCATCAAGACCGAATCTGCAGAACATAACAAGGGAGCTCAGAAAACTTTTTAAGACCCCGGAAGGAAGATCACTCATTGTTGCAGATTATTCCCAGATAGAACTGAGAATAGCTGCAGAGTATGTAGGAGATAATACTATGATAAAAGCGTTCTCTGAAGGAAAGGATCTACATAAATTTACAGCCTCTTTAATACTTGGTAAACCTTATGAAGATGTAACAAAAGAAGAAAGGCAGATGGCTAAGGCGATAAACTTCGGTCTCATTTACGGCATATCGCCAAAATCTTTAATGGAATATGCAAGGAACAACTACAGCATAGATATTTCAATGAAGGAAGCCCAGAAATTTCATGAAAGATTTTTTGAGGTGTATTCTGGTTTTAAAAATTGGCACGACAGGGTAAAACAGGATCTATCAAAAAAACATTCTCTTGTTGTTTACTCCCTTCTCGGAAGAAGAATGGTTGTTCATAGATTTACAGAGGCTGTAAACTTTCCTATACAGGCAACAGGAAGTGATCTTTTAAAGATGGCTGTTGTTTTCTTTGGAAAGCTGAAAAATGATCTTGATGCTCAGATTGTTAATCTTGTTCATGATGAGATAATTGTTGAGAGCAGTGAAGAAAACTCACAGAAGGCAAAAGAGATCCTTTCACAGAGTATGCTTAAGGCAGGTAAAATACTTCTTAGGAAAGTTCCTGTAGAGTTTGAGGTGGAGATCGTAGGAACATGGGCTGATAAATAATAAAGTAAAAAGTGATCTTTATTCCCCCTCCCCAACAGGTTCTGTGGAAGTTCCTAAGAACGCCCTTCCAGAAGCAAAATATATATAAACAGGTTTTTCATTCCTTAAAACATCAAGAACATTTTGAAACATGTGTGAAGGAAGGTGCATTCTTATTATTCCGTTCTGGACATAATCATTCTCAAAAAACATTCCAGGATCGTTGAACCTTATGTATGCCACAGGCTTACCTTTTTTGTCGTAAAGGGCGATCTGTGCTCTATTTGTCTGGTAACCTGATGGACTTCCGTAAAAAAGTATGTGGTATTTTGCGACCTGTGTTGCCATATCTGTGACCTCCTTTTGTTTTGAAAATAAATCTCTCTGAAGTTCTTTAAAAAGCAACAAAAAATTTCTGTGTTTAATAACATTATTCTATTTATAAGCTGTGTAA is drawn from Persephonella sp. and contains these coding sequences:
- a CDS encoding Lrp/AsnC family transcriptional regulator encodes the protein MIQLSDFEKSLLKIVQGEIPVNDRPFSHIAQNLGSTEEEVIKTLKNLKEKKIIRQISPIYDTKSLGYDSSLVAFKVNGDIEKVAEIINTHPGVSHNYQRTDDFNIWFTIAVPPDSEFGLEKTVQLLAEISDVDDYVILKTVKLYKIGVKLSFEDIREKDTVKRDDNKKNNINLTEIDKKIIKITQEDIPLVEKPFEILAQKADLPQEHIIQKLQFYKENGVMRRFAAILYHRKAGFKANGMTVWNVPPDREDEVGYKLASFRSVSHCYKRTTNEKWRYNIFSMIHGKTKEELENFVFDISQEIGIKDFKILYSTKEFKKRRIKYFSDQFYKWEVEIKNGRYTGSDIKS
- a CDS encoding V4R domain-containing protein, with product MEDILDQISKVKRDKLGTDIPILIFRVLRHYTNVYASDLLGEKASNILFINAGKALGEALGQRLYDEDINKYLENISKFVEDEKIGILKITHLDDNKLVVQLDECITCAGMDNIGKRICFFEVGLVAGLVENYLGKRVLAQETKCNANGEGTCEVTVNFG
- a CDS encoding cbb3-type cytochrome c oxidase subunit I — protein: MSNLMDQTTKKWFLIFVLSTIAAVGLFTVLTVHQIKNVPPIPQEVRGTQTLYTYDDIVQGKAYFQKYVLMDHGTLLGNGAYIGPDYTAWILHEKIVNLREIYAQEKFGREYSELSPEEKTQIDFLVTQDVRQKSTLKEGVTQLTPQHEKAWLKVKEKLVEFLVKGNPQYAWIGGLVKPEEAEKMAAFIDWTTLVAVTPRPSAAPKEEVTTIKSLGEPMSVYKNLNMHPTYTNNWPPEPAIGLDATYSSLFWSLIAFMACWALTIVVMWAFYDYFLKFDTHKEVDASLKITKLTPMQEKVIKYVPLVPLFFVLQTLLGGYMAHLYADPAHSWIIPQSLLPFNVAREFHLNLAVLWIAIGWLAGGLFIAPLASGGKDFKFPVAVDILWIALLIVGGGGLIGLWLGALGKLPDSLWFWLGSEGREYIELGRLWDIGLVVGLVLWFTIVFFTVRKAEKITPPLAMIIWSAFAIAVLYMAGMAPLHKIMPNFTIDDYFRWWVVHLWVENTFELFAAGTLAFLTVALGLVSARFATIMMFFEAFLIVAAGTIGTGHHYFWMGENEYWIAWGGVLSSLEPLPLVILMIEATKEYLHIKGKGDAFPFRMAFLWLAGSAFLNWLGAGFYGMLINLPIINYYEHGTYFGMAHGHVALLGAFGYISIAFLYFIARANALAKGLHWDEKVSNLGFWLTTGGIFLFAFPVLVIGEKQMEWAYNYGYWVARTREVLEGMGFWLWIRLIPDIMIVAGAILILVDLVYKLYLSRKEAPVTATT
- a CDS encoding cytochrome D1 domain-containing protein yields the protein MLHLILAIVLIFQIAFAEKLYVVERERGSLAVIQDNKLVKEIKDLGNLNHSIVKTSGDYSYCIARNGYFSKIDNRTDKVIKKIKPGKSGIGFNFVKNYIAIAHYDPKKVTVLTKDLEIKKVIDTGSRNVGIKPYKNLLVFSLMDKDQIWVLDADKDFEVVHKVKDAGKMPFDALIHKNRYIVGFFKERGVGILDLDNFSYKKAVFRSDSKQEVVFKIPHFGTWGIFDNKALIPAVGEKRAYVVDIEKMNVIKHINLPGLPVFISVSPNKDIAVVNFSGDKDHLLSVIDLKKLQVIKTFPAGKRVMHMRFSKDGKKLYLSSYFDNSLKVYDTKSWKLIKEITVPTPSGIFIVR
- a CDS encoding radical SAM protein; its protein translation is MLRITEYIKKTLKGEKIKPFPGVILIWNLTNVCNLFCQHCYSSANTVRTGEPTLEDIKAQIPYLKKAGVRYLILSGGEPLLREDIFDIARLFNESGFITTLSTNGILISEKNIDRIKENFSYVGISIDGDEETHDRFRGMKGAFKRSLNGIRLVLQAGIKTGMRFTITSQTYRSIPYIFKLAEKENIPKIYFSHLVYSGRGRNLSQAEKEEYKKIVYQIINKAFEYVEKGIPIDIVTGNNEADAVLFYKIFKERYPEKAELLYENLKIWGGNQAGVRIADIDYRGFVKPDTYFPLKLGNIYEKDFYQIWNSNGILSKLRQHPRPVKGKCEECSFLDICNGNSRSRAYAVYGDYFAEDPECYI
- the cobA gene encoding uroporphyrinogen-III C-methyltransferase, with protein sequence MGKVYIVGAGPGDPELLTIKALKVIRKADVILYDRLINPEILFHAKPGCELVYVGKEDGKHILEQEKINFLLYEFAKNNETVVRLKGGDPFVFGRGGEEAIFLKEKGIPFEIIPGITSAISVPLYAGVPVTHRGTASSFAVVTGHGSKGKFPDINWDALAGIDTVIFLMGVSNRQKIAQNLIKAGKNPDTPVIFIEKGTTNEQKEIESTLKEVAEGEVKVHPPAIFLVGEVVKLREKINWLEDVLGRVKV